A single region of the Candidatus Lokiarchaeota archaeon genome encodes:
- a CDS encoding DUF3825 domain-containing protein yields MNGESEEDLFDFAYFHERDEALRNLADMAEPEDWSSSEALEEWTHPVLFHYLKYTFKRLVEEDKIAYSSTDEGDFACFNTGLVTPLQEEIFAYFVKNRVEEASPWRFFNWLREGEYWLTKFKSLPERANYFDDPKFLVYDTRMDLVVNKEHILNEHRDRFPPELQEHDDHTLSMLLDGAIRHAKKRVMRSYKAAVPQYYGSKIQLLLPLCIRSAAKADLALVVDHGGDRYRATTVLSLSMAYSNARQIAKPDRQWLNPLEQ; encoded by the coding sequence ATGAACGGAGAATCCGAAGAAGATTTGTTTGATTTTGCCTATTTTCACGAAAGAGATGAAGCGCTTCGAAACTTGGCTGATATGGCTGAACCTGAAGATTGGTCATCCTCGGAAGCGCTAGAGGAGTGGACCCACCCAGTACTTTTCCACTATCTTAAATATACATTCAAACGTCTGGTAGAAGAGGACAAGATTGCCTATTCATCTACTGATGAGGGTGATTTTGCATGTTTCAATACTGGGTTGGTTACCCCGTTGCAAGAAGAGATATTTGCATATTTTGTCAAGAACAGAGTAGAGGAGGCGTCACCTTGGCGATTCTTCAATTGGCTACGAGAGGGAGAGTATTGGCTAACGAAATTCAAGTCCCTTCCAGAGAGAGCGAACTACTTCGATGATCCGAAGTTTCTAGTTTATGATACGCGTATGGATTTGGTCGTTAACAAGGAGCACATACTAAACGAGCACAGAGATAGATTCCCGCCCGAACTACAAGAACATGACGATCACACACTATCGATGTTACTGGACGGCGCTATTAGGCATGCAAAGAAACGTGTGATGCGAAGCTACAAAGCCGCTGTTCCCCAATATTACGGAAGCAAGATTCAGCTCTTATTGCCATTGTGCATAAGAAGCGCTGCAAAAGCGGATTTGGCACTAGTTGTTGATCATGGCGGAGACAGGTATCGTGCAACAACGGTTCTTTCACTCTCCATGGCCTACAGTAATGCGCGGCAAATTGCGAAACCTGACAGACAGTGGTTGAATCCACTAGAGCAATAG